A section of the Fusobacterium perfoetens genome encodes:
- a CDS encoding DUF721 domain-containing protein, whose amino-acid sequence MNGIISVKRMIEDAVSRSNTLRISIIKGAWPSIAGELGIKSEPLGIKDGILYTAVENSIFLHAMNMKKDKYIEKINRLLKGEYVVDIKYRVRKIDLEEKLKRGETLEVPEAKEEKIIEYKTKDMSIEESIKYLAGLAKKREKFLLEKGYKKCLSCGSIFLGNEKLCSKCRGEKENLTINRY is encoded by the coding sequence ATGAACGGGATAATTAGTGTAAAAAGAATGATAGAAGATGCAGTTTCAAGAAGTAATACACTCCGTATATCTATTATTAAGGGAGCATGGCCTTCTATAGCAGGAGAACTCGGAATAAAATCAGAACCTCTTGGTATAAAAGATGGAATACTTTATACTGCTGTAGAAAATTCTATCTTTCTCCATGCTATGAATATGAAGAAAGATAAATACATTGAAAAAATCAACAGGCTTCTTAAAGGAGAATATGTTGTTGATATAAAATATAGAGTGAGAAAAATAGATTTAGAAGAGAAACTTAAAAGAGGAGAAACTCTTGAAGTTCCTGAAGCTAAAGAAGAAAAAATTATAGAATACAAGACAAAAGATATGTCAATAGAAGAAAGTATAAAATATCTTGCAGGACTTGCTAAAAAAAGAGAAAAATTTCTTCTTGAAAAAGGATATAAAAAATGTTTAAGTTGCGGAAGTATATTTTTGGGAAATGAAAAATTATGTTCTAAATGCAGAGGAGAAAAAGAAAATCTCACTATAAACAGGTATTAA